A portion of the Oncorhynchus masou masou isolate Uvic2021 unplaced genomic scaffold, UVic_Omas_1.1 unplaced_scaffold_1324, whole genome shotgun sequence genome contains these proteins:
- the LOC135530357 gene encoding Na(+)/H(+) exchange regulatory cofactor NHE-RF2-like: MATVELLPRLCHMVKGELGYGFNLHSDRTRRGQFIRSVDPGSPAQHADLRPQDRLVEVNGVNIEALRHSEVVAFIRGGGDETRLLVVDAETDELFKRLGVTPTSTHVREVYVDEPMTDSAPPTPYSTTDLPPMDPPIINVTLTGSPITSGSPNSQTNSQYSRGSTTQSEFSSSDMSIQVPEDYERRVSDPFLDSGLHLSPTAAEAKERAQHGKKRAPPMDWSKKQEIFSNF, from the exons ATGGCGACGGTGGAGCTCCTCCCCCGGCTGTGTCACATGGTGAAGGGGGAGCTGGGATACGGGTTCAACCTGCACAGTGACAGAACACGGCGAGGACAGTTCATACGCAGCGTGGATCCTGGGTCCCCCGCCCAACACGCAGACCTCAGACCCCAGGACAGGCTGGTGGAG gTGAATGGAGTGAACATCGAGGCGTTGAGACACTCAGAGGTGGTGGCGTTTATACGTGGCGGGGGGGACGAGACACGCCTCCTGGTGGTCGACGCGGAAACAGACGAGCTGTTCAAGAGGCTCGGGGTCACGCCCACCAGCACACATGTCAGAG AGGTCTATGTGGACGAGCCAATGACAGACAGCGCCCCACCCACCCCCTATTCAACCACTGACCTCCCTCCAATGGATCCACCAATCATCAACGTCACCCTGACGGGCTCACCAATCACAAGCGGCTCGCCCAATTCACAGACCAATTCCCAGTACTCACGTGGCTCGACTACCCAATCAGAATTCAGCAGCTCAGATATGAGCATTCAg gtcccTGAGGATTATGAGCGCCGTGTTTCAGACCCGTTCCTGGACAGCGGACTGCATCTGAGCCCCACGGCAGCCGAGGCCAAGGAGAGGGCCCAACACGGCAAGAAGAGAGCGCCCCCTATGGACTGGAGCAAGAAACAGGAGATCTTCAGCAACTTCTGA